tcTCAATGAAAACCTATTGATTTCATTATAAAGTGACAGTTATCTGAGGATGAGCACTGCAGGCACGTGGTAGAGGGAATGCTTTTAgctaaggaaagaaaagaactgAGGATGTGCGTGAGAGAAAGTCCCAACGCCCCCCCCCCGCCACTCCCACCCACATTTGCTAAATCTCAGTGCCCTTGCCCCACCACAAGGGCTGAGCTGTGTCTTACTGTTTTTCCTGGGACGTTCCAGCTGTCTTGGAAGTGCATCCCAGCCAGCTCAGAGGTCATCAGCCCCTCTGCCACCCATGCCAGACCTGCCTGAGAACAGAGGAAGGCGTTAATTAATGACATTAATGACAGTGCACACATGTGGCTGGACAAAATTTCCTACCATGTCCAATATGCTCTTGTagcacccagcagtgctgagagctTCAGGTGTTTGACCAAGCCCTCCCTTACCTGGAATGAAACCAGTCCCAAAGTCACCTCAGTGCTCAGCCAGTCTCCAATACTCCTCCCCTGGCACTAACACTTCCCAGCAGCTGTCACCCAGCAAAGAGCTGTGAGCCCCCAGGAGAGCTCCCCAGACCCTGCTTGGCACAGTGCTTGGAAGGAAAAGAGTTTAGTTACCTCAGGGAAGCCTTTCGGTCAATAAAATAACAACTGGAACAGctggttttaaaaaagaaagaataaaatccacattttaACAGGCTACAGGTACAAAGCAGTCAACACACAAACTCCAACCAGTCACAACAGTAAAGgacagtttcttttttctttttttttctttgagggGCAGGGGCATGGAAAAATACAGCACACtaatgaaacaaaatgcaaaaaatacaaaaaaatagaaaatagaaaaaatgtatttacaaGTGATACATTACTATGATCAGAAAGCACAAAGACATTTGCTGCTATAATACATGCACTGGTCAAGAAGGAACTACTAAAAACCTGCAAGGGAGctgtttgtaaaaaaaaaatcaaaaaaggagaaaaaaaagaaaaaagacaccCCCGACCTCCTcccccctcacacacacagggctgggtttgaacttttttcttccctagtTTGCTACATTGATCAAATCAAGTATCCCCCGAAGTCCATGGTACAACCAGTACAAATACTACACTTGGTTTTAAACTGCAGGTTCAGTTGTAGGAGGGGGGGAAAACAGCAGCTCATTGTAGATCCATATACATAAAGCCAGAGTAACTGCGCTACATGCTAAAAATTACAGCAAGCCCCTGTCTGCTACACAGCATGATCTTAGcaggttttcctttttatttattcatatatatatctatatgtgtgtatatatatatgtataaaaatcGTGCCCTTTTTCACTGCAATATGACATCTGGGTGGAAATGTAACTTGTTACAACAAATTTTTGTATGTATACTGCAAGAAGTCACTCAATGTCTGTGGATTTAATAAGTAACCTCACACcacaggaaatatttaataaatcaaaaaaccccaatattgTGACAGAAGACCTTCTGTCTCAGTTCTTGTCAAAACCGAAGTCCCGCAGGAAACTGGTCCCAGTGTCCACGAGGTGTTCTCTGAAGAAGCCTCAGTTTGCTGAACTGTTTTTGCGTTTAGTGTTCACAAGTTTTTGAACGACTTCAAGCCGTTTTTAGTTTCAAGtctgtctcttcctctctcACAAAGGTAATAGTCTGGTACTAATCCATCCGAgtgaggaaaagaggaaagtgGCTGCAGTTGCACAAAGGGTCCCCAATTCCACATCTGCAGGGAGATACGGAGTCACACGGAGCTCTGTGATTTTAGCTTTTGATTCTTCCCCTCTGTTAATACAAAGTCCTTTCATACACGTCCCATCACTGGTACCTTCCCAAGTACCAGCCACTCCAGCTTTAGGTGACAACAAAGCCACAAGTTAAAGTGAAAAGGACCAAGGCAGAAGTTCAGGTCACGTCCTGTCCGCTCCATCATACCTCCAGGAAACGGGAGCTGCTGGACTTGGAGTGGAAAGGCTCAGACCACATGCGACGTAGATCGCCCTAGGCAGGAGACAGCACAAGGACCGAGCCCTCAGAAACTCAGCTCTGCTTAGAATTCACATTGTAAAATGCACACAGAATTGCAAACGCGTCTTAGAGCAAATCTAGTCTTCACCTGCTTTGCAAATTACTATaaagacagtaaaaataaatcctttccCTGTCAGGCCAGCATGTCTTACTTTTAGAGCAGATATACCCAAAATAGGTTTCTGATAGGAAGGGAATAATTATTCAGGTTGAAAATCGTGCCCTTTCTTACGTTCTGCTCCGCAGAGTGCTAGATGTGTGCCTCAACAACAGCCCTGGAACAGGAAAGGTAAATTTGACAACTTTGTTCAGAACAGGTGACTGGGAAGAGGCAAGCAAGGTTCTGCCTGCAATCACCGCTCAAACTTTGTGCCCATGGTATTTCATGACCAACTGGACAAGGACAAAGTCACTTATTCagttaaaacagaatttaatatttcagaatttgttTAGTTTAGAATTACTGTTACTTTCTGAGCATTAATGATCTTCTATTTCAGGAACTCATCTCTCCTTTGCTCAGTCCTCTGAAATGAATTCTGACCcgccagcagtggctgctctgtTCAGGCTGCCAGGGACTCACATCcccccctggagctgctgcccagtgcAAGGACAccggccctgctgccagctggccacagctcctgccctgcccacggGTCCTCCCCTCTTACCTTTAAATAGGCCATGGTGAGGAGTGGCAATAAAGTGAACGGTACCAAAtagagcagggcaggctgggctgcccGGTGAATACGAGAAGCTACTGTTGCAGTTAATAAACCTGTAAGAGAAAAAAGTCACTATAAATATCTTCAGGTTGCAGCTGGATGTTCTCAGCATTTCATCCACTGAGGCATCCTTCACCCCCATTCTGAGAGACAGGTGAGGTCAAGTTACttctctgtgctttgctttcccTGATTGCAGTTGaaacaaaacagtgaaaaatgatTCTATTTTAGTGTTAGGCCATGGTGAGCCACTTGGTTCAGTTTTGAATCTCAGACTAAGCCAAGAATGATTCAGACAAAATGCAACAAaaggtggaggaggaggctggctgcagtgcactgaaatgctgctttgaGACTGCTGGTCTGTGGCCCTGGCCGGAGCAGCCAGGGCTcggagcagggctgtgccctggacACTTGCCAGAGGGGAATGCAGGGGGAGAATGGAGGTGTGGGAGAAGGAAGGCTGTTGGTAGGAAATGATCTTTCCTCTTCAGCCTCACAAGGGCCCAGGAGGTCAGGACAGGCACACGTGTGCCCTGACTGGAGGGAAAAGCCTATTTTATATTAGGCAGTAAAGGGCTGGCTACAGCAAATTACAAACAGCATTCCAGTTGTAACTGTTGATGATTTTCTGTATGTACTACTATGTCAGGATCAGAATACAAAAGTGCAGGAATTGCCTGGGTGAATTGCTTAAATTTGCTACGTACTGTGCCACAGCATAATTCATCTGGAAACTTCCGTATTTTTCCCATCACTCAGGTATGAGCTCCAACACTTTTTAAGCCAGTGAAGCAAAGTGCAAGTGCTAACAAAAACACACTGATATTCTCTTTCATCCtctaaataaaatacaacaactacaaaaaaaaccTTGAAGACTAAAGAAAGGCTTTTCTCCCTAGACCATGCCAATGAGCATAAAGAGAGGAGGATTAAAAAGAACACAACCAAGCATCCTCTCAAAGCCTCTTTACACTTGCTTTCATCATCTTTTAAACCTACTACAATAATCCCACATCTGCTCACTCAGGCAGCTCTTAATGTTGAACTAATTACTCACCTACAAAATAGCCAATAAGTGTGCAGTGAAAGTAAGAGACCTTCTGCATCCGCCCAGAGATGTTCCCTGGTCCTGGGGCACTGCAGGAATCACTGTTGGCTTGTTTCTTGTAGTTATCGTAACgcagcacaaagcagagcagaagccCTGGCATCACAATGTCTCCAATCCCCAGCATGGAGAAGTGGCTGCCTGTGGAACTGAAGAGCAACTGGAATTGGGTTCATGGCCAAAACAAAAGGTGATGAGTTCTAGACTCCACCACTGTGGGTTTGAGCTTCTTTTAGCACAGCCCCTCTTTCTACCAGCAAACCTGCACATAGCAGAACCCAGTGCTGGCTAATGAGGTTTTCCTCAGTGATTTCTTCACCACCCCAGCTTTACACAAACCCATTTGGGCAGGGATGACATTGCTCCAAACCAGTTTCCTTCTCTCAGTAGTGTTGAAGCTGCTTCAGCCCCTAGATCACTCAATGAAACAGATCCCTTTACGCAGTATTTCAGTGCTGTCCCTCCTCAGCACTGATGGGAGGGACCAACTGGCCCTTTGGTCTGACTGTTGATCACCACTGAAATGCATCTTCATCCCCGTGCATGCAGATCTAAAACACGGCAGTACACCCAGTTTGGACattcagacaaaacagaaaactacAGTCTTGCCAGATTCCCAGAAAAGAGCCAACTGCGTAAAAGATTGAAAACTAACATCATCCATTATATTTAATCCAAgatatttttcatgaaaatgaaGGCAAATTAAGTTATCACGAAGTTGACAAAGCAaacaattttggttttattgctGCAGACAATCAACTTCTAATGTCTGTAATTTCAGCATCCCAACATTTAAAGAAACAAGAACAGAGTAACACCCCAACAAACCTCACTGCCTgatggctgctgctgagctcacTGCCCCACCAGGCCCAGGGCGTGCCTGCTGACAGATCTGAGCCACCAAGGaacccctggagcagggacatgTGGAATAATCTCCCTTCAGCACTGCTAAACCATCTTTGCTCAGGTCAGGTTCCAACCCCTTCCCAATCATCTGCAATTACGCACTACTCCAGACTATTCTGATGTTATAACAAACCTCAGATCCTTTGCTTTTACATGTGAGCAATCATCAGGCTGCAGAACTCTCACAAATGCTGAGAAATGGATTCTGCTCTGAACAGGGCACCTTTACTTGAGTCAGGGTCTTTCCACTGTGAATGAGCAAAGTGTCCAGTCCTCACTGCCCATTATATTCCCCTTCAGCATGAAGAGGGAATGACTCAACAGGGGTTTTCCAACAGAATTAGTACTGCTAAGtacagggaaggaaaatgcaCTCATGCACTGCAGTAAAAGAAGCTTTTACCTTGGGAATACAAGTTTGCCAGGCAGTGACAGACGGGGAACGTCTCTGCCTACATTTGGTCCCAGGTGAAGTTTCCGGGATAACACATCCAGGGGATTATCAGCTGGCTGTGTGGCCACTTTCACCATAACATTGCTGTTAAAGATGTAGGCAGAAAAAAAGACCTACAGAACAAGGTAATCACAAGTTACAAACTGCAATTACACAGCAACTCCAGCCAAATGTATTTCTGCTTTGCTATTCAAGAAAAGCAAGGATATTTTCCTTATACATACTCTGCATATATGATGATAAAAggcaaaatgtatttcaaaaattCAAATAGAGCTTTTCATATATTAATCCTCAAGAATAACTGGAATATACTTTCTCATATCAAGATATTGATTAATATCTTGAGATCCTTTGGCAAAGGATCTGTCTGGACAACAAGCAGATAGTGTGGGATGACAAATGCAGGTAACAGCACCCTGAAAATAGAagaaagctgcagagcagagcagaggcgAGCATGGTGCTCACTCACAAATGGAATGAGGCAGCCCTTGTCTCCAACAGACTTTTATGCTACAGCCCATCCCACTGGAATCTCTGGCTGCCAGAGATGTCAGTGGGTGCTGCCCTGGATCAGTGCTCGGTGTTATGCAAAGGTAAACCAAACCCCTCTTGCTATTTCAGAACACATTCTGTCAGCTTTCTGGTAGAAGTGCCCTCAGATTTTATGGACTGTCTGGCTGTGAGTCCATTTGCATTCCTGTTGTGCAGATTTCACTGCTAATCAGAAgccagcctgtgtgctctgtgccagtgtGGACACAGCTGTACGTGTGTGGGAAATGCTTCTTCTCATCTTCAGCCAGCTTTCAAAATCTGAGGTCCAAATTCCTTTCCTTTAATAATATGCAAAAGTCAAAATATTCTAAtcttatttctgctttatttcaagTAATTAGTAAGGAAATAATTCTGTATCCTGTTGTAGAATTCAGCACCTCAGAATGGAGTGGTGGAGCCCATCTTCTGGCTTTGCCAGATTTCCTCAACTGCATACCAGCAGAATTCATATAAAACTGGCCCAAGGCCGATTACAAATCCAAAGCATAAAAACGTTttagcaaaaccaaaccaaacacttACCCAAAAGACATCATAAATTAGTAACCCCGAGAGCAGCAAGCAGGAAACCTTCAGGCTCGGCAGCCGAACAAAGGCTATCATTGCAACACACAGGCCCATAGCCAGAGCTACAAAATGCAAGACATCATTAGTTcattaaaaacagcaaaacaaacagagaaacaCCAATCCCGAGCCAGCATCTCCCCCCTCCAGGACCCCAGAGAAGCTTCTGTTTGcacctgtgcagctctgcatgCACTGGATGACAGTCTATCACTTCCAGACAGTGACATTCTTCTTACCAGGGTTAAGCAGTCAAAATGCATTCAGTAGGCAACTGCAAACACATCCCCATGGGAGCAGAGATCCCTCTGGAACAGGCACAACCGCCTGTTCCACTCACCTTCCACCACCCACCACAACAGAACGGTTCCATGTCCTCTGTCCTAGAGCATCTCCCTGTACAACCCTGACCACCCAGTTTAAAACAGAAGCAACAAAACAACCCTGAACTCTCTGTGCCCCAAACACAaacctctgcttttcctctgttgttttatttaagaagtgcataaaataaataagatcCTTGACTCTTAGTTCAGAAAGGGCAGGGTTACATGACTTGTTAGAACTTGGTCTGACAAAAACCCACTCAAACCAAACTTCTGCTTGGGCAAGACTGTGCAAGACTGCCTGAATACTATGAAACATCATCATTTAGATATCCAGGGATTTCCCAATAACCAAAATGTATGTTAAagtttaggggaaaaaaatatgggTAAGTTTTTTCCTAATCCCTCCTAATGGTGAGTTTTCAGCCAGATCAATGAGATGAACAACATGACACAGCTCAGATTTTCACTCTGTACCAAGGGGAATTTTGTCAGGGTAGAAAGGtaagatttaaaacaaaaatccagcCTTCACATCTGTGTCATTGCCTGCTTCTTTGAGCCCAGCCTCATCTACCAAGGATACTCAATTGACAACTGAATGTATTTCTACTGGTTACAAGTAAATTCCCAAAGAAATGCTTACaataaaccaaattttaaaaatacttaaaaagcAAATCAGCTTTCATCTATGATATTAGTCTATTAGCAAGGAATAatggagccctgctgggatcAGAGTACAGTCAGTCATGCAGACATTTGTCAACAAAATGTCTTTGTCTAACATGACACAGAATTTGTAAGAAGTTACAATCCCATTTTTGCCAACTGGAAGTGCAGGGGAAGCCAATTCATTACGCACATGCCACCAGTGTGacagctgggctcagcccaAGTGGGCAAACCAGGCTCTGCATCCTCAGGCTGTGATCACAGGGCTGTGAGGCACCTTCCACCCACACCTCACCTGAAAGCTGGGGAGATCCTTCCACTCCCCAGGGAACACATCCAGACACATTCAAGGGGTAAAGGtaccagggctgctgccagcggggctcctgcagtgcccaggggcaCAATCAGCTCTGCCAAGCCCACCCTGTCTCCTGAGGACTGGCAGCTTCAGCACAACCCCAAGCGCCACAGCAGCCACTTCTAACAAAGCACTGACATAAAAATGTACCCTAAGTCATGCTGCCAAACTGTAACTAGCTACAAATGTGAGCAAATTATTGAGGTTTAAAGAATTTgacacagcaaagcagcaggaTAAAGAACTGCATTCAGTAATTCAGTATAGCCCTGAGTTACAGACTTCCTTGGCAGAAGAGCAAATACAAGGGAACAGACTGTTTTAAATCAAAGAGGTTTCTCTAAAGCCTGTGTTAATAATAAGTAAGTCTATATTTAGGAGAGGATTTCCAGGTTATAATTAGTGAGAAATGGAAATACTGTAACCAGAATGAGTTTTATCTATTGTTCACACACTCCATTTCTCTCTGACTGAAATGAACACAGGCACATGCACAAGACATCAAACTAATCAAATACTGGGTagaaagaagatggaaaaaatccTTCAGCTGACAGTGAAATACACATGCTAATAATTACCCAGTTGTGCAAATGCTTTAAGAAACACTGGTAAATTTATAAAACAAGCAGGAATGCCTGAG
The sequence above is a segment of the Prinia subflava isolate CZ2003 ecotype Zambia chromosome 19, Cam_Psub_1.2, whole genome shotgun sequence genome. Coding sequences within it:
- the SPPL3 gene encoding signal peptide peptidase-like 3 isoform X2, with the protein product MAEQTYSWAYSLVDSSQVSTFLISILLIVYGSFRSLNMDFENQDKEKDNSSTAGSFNGNSTNNSIQTIDSTQALFLPIGASVSLLVMFFFFDSVQVVFTICTAVLATIAFAFLLLPMCQYLTRPCSPQNKISFGCCGRFTAAELLSFSLSVMLVLIWVLTGHWLLMDALAMGLCVAMIAFVRLPSLKVSCLLLSGLLIYDVFWVFFSAYIFNSNVMVKVATQPADNPLDVLSRKLHLGPNVGRDVPRLSLPGKLVFPSSTGSHFSMLGIGDIVMPGLLLCFVLRYDNYKKQANSDSCSAPGPGNISGRMQKVSYFHCTLIGYFVGLLTATVASRIHRAAQPALLYLVPFTLLPLLTMAYLKGDLRRMWSEPFHSKSSSSRFLEV
- the SPPL3 gene encoding signal peptide peptidase-like 3 isoform X1, whose amino-acid sequence is MAEQTYSWAYSLVDSSQVSTFLISILLIVYGSFRSLNMDFENQDKEKDNSSTAGSFNGNSTNNSKGIQTIDSTQALFLPIGASVSLLVMFFFFDSVQVVFTICTAVLATIAFAFLLLPMCQYLTRPCSPQNKISFGCCGRFTAAELLSFSLSVMLVLIWVLTGHWLLMDALAMGLCVAMIAFVRLPSLKVSCLLLSGLLIYDVFWVFFSAYIFNSNVMVKVATQPADNPLDVLSRKLHLGPNVGRDVPRLSLPGKLVFPSSTGSHFSMLGIGDIVMPGLLLCFVLRYDNYKKQANSDSCSAPGPGNISGRMQKVSYFHCTLIGYFVGLLTATVASRIHRAAQPALLYLVPFTLLPLLTMAYLKGDLRRMWSEPFHSKSSSSRFLEV
- the SPPL3 gene encoding signal peptide peptidase-like 3 isoform X3; its protein translation is MDFENQDKEKDNSSTAGSFNGNSTNNSKGIQTIDSTQALFLPIGASVSLLVMFFFFDSVQVVFTICTAVLATIAFAFLLLPMCQYLTRPCSPQNKISFGCCGRFTAAELLSFSLSVMLVLIWVLTGHWLLMDALAMGLCVAMIAFVRLPSLKVSCLLLSGLLIYDVFWVFFSAYIFNSNVMVKVATQPADNPLDVLSRKLHLGPNVGRDVPRLSLPGKLVFPSSTGSHFSMLGIGDIVMPGLLLCFVLRYDNYKKQANSDSCSAPGPGNISGRMQKVSYFHCTLIGYFVGLLTATVASRIHRAAQPALLYLVPFTLLPLLTMAYLKGDLRRMWSEPFHSKSSSSRFLEV